The nucleotide sequence AGGCCCTGCTGGCGCAGAAAGGCGCCGAGCCCCGCGCCTTCGACGTCACGCGCCACGCCGCCACCGAGCGCCCCTTCACCGGCAAGTACGAGCGCGTCTGGGCCGACGGCAGCTACCACTGCATCTGCTGCGGCAACAAGCTGTTCGACTCCGGCACCAAGTTCGATGCCGGTTGCGGCTGGCCCAGCTTCTCCGAGGCCGTGCCCGGTTCGATCAAGGAGATCACCGACCGCAGCCACGGCATGGTGCGCACCGAGACGGTTTGTGCACAATGCGGCGCCCACCTCGGCCATGTGTTCCCGGACGGGCCGACCCCCACGGGCCTGCGCTACTGCATGAACTCCGCCTCG is from Ramlibacter tataouinensis TTB310 and encodes:
- the msrB gene encoding peptide-methionine (R)-S-oxide reductase MsrB; amino-acid sequence: MTYPIQKTEAEWKALLAQKGAEPRAFDVTRHAATERPFTGKYERVWADGSYHCICCGNKLFDSGTKFDAGCGWPSFSEAVPGSIKEITDRSHGMVRTETVCAQCGAHLGHVFPDGPTPTGLRYCMNSASLDFAPKA